The following proteins come from a genomic window of Pelmatolapia mariae isolate MD_Pm_ZW linkage group LG17, Pm_UMD_F_2, whole genome shotgun sequence:
- the ckap4 gene encoding cytoskeleton-associated protein 4: protein MTAKKPKNSDKSAASSQEDAPKKSQKSSHNGASAPGPQGSPRSGSCLSLLVTTVFYVALIGAAGFAAFHVQQVLDEIRQTNAKHEESARQSAELNGKVESVVQQVESLRGVVDGLESSLGITRVELEGAISRMKRGEVETRRVEEALQRLQNDLLKDLSEGINEVKEAREKDFSSLEKTIEERLAEASQSIKASVAEFTEAQSEAQSQLADLKARLGDIEDPALIKQELSAIVDAVAEIKTAKDAADSSGDSLRQQISAVREELQTRNREVASVSQEIETVRKVMQDTTGNLRESLSSTEASLQVLKDKAVMLESGMEQFAGAVRNVEEQVNEAATQALLRTDDLAARVKASEENVVSMSASASDINSKVQSLFEKHDAYESSLAAQGKAVEDIKTNLEQELEAVKSSLEDLQSSIAALEGDKTELPSADSSLGEQVEDLERRLAALEDNSSRMKPEQLENLRDMVAGLESKAAKLEGHDQAIAALQEALQKTTESLAGLSEQPDITEE from the exons ATGACTGCGAAAAAGCCAAAGAATAGCGACAAGAGCGCCGCATCCAGCCAAGAAGATGCGCCGAAGAAAAGCCAAAAGAGCAGCCACAACGGAGCAAGTGCCCCCGGACCTCAGGGGTCGCCACGGTCAGGCAGCTGCCTGAGTCTTCTTGTGACCACGGTGTTTTATGTGGCGTTAATAGGTGCTGCAGGGTTCGCTGCTTTTCACGTACAACAAGTGCTGGATGAAATCCGCCAGACGAACGCAAAACACGAGGAGAGCGCACGGCAAAGCGCAGAACTGAACGGCAAAGTGGAAAGTGTCGTTCAACAG GTGGAGTCTCTGAGGGGTGTTGTGGATGGGCTGGAGTCATCTCTGGGGATCACACGGGTGGAGCTGGAGGGGGCCATCAGTCGAATGAAGAGAGGCGAGGTGGAGACGAGGAGAGTGGAGGAGGCCCTTCAGAGGCTCCAGAATGATCTACTCAAGGACCTTTCAGAGGGTATCAATGAAGTGAAGGAGGCTCGAGAGAAAGACTTCTCCTCTCTGGAGAAGACTATTGAGGAGCGCTTAGCTGAGGCCAGCCAGTCCATTAAAGCCAGCGTTGCAGAGTTCACTGAAGCTCAGAGTGAGGCGCAGAGCCAGCTGGCTGATCTTAAAGCCCGCCTGGGTGACATCGAAGACCCCGCTCTCATCAAACAAGAGCTGTCGGCCATTGTTGATGCTGTAGCTGAAATTAAAACAGCCAAAGATGCAGCTGACTCGTCAGGTGATTCCCTCAGACAGCAGATCAGTGCAGTGAGGGAAGAGCTCCAGACTCGCAACCGAGAGGTGGCCTCAGTGTCTCAGGAAATTGAGACAGTGAGGAAAGTGATGCAAGACACCACTGGGAATCTGAGGGAGTCTCTGTCTTCAACCGAGGCTTCGCTTcaggttctgaaggacaaggcTGTGATGCTAGAGAGTGGCATGGAGCAGTTTGCCGGTGCTGTTCGTAATGTGGAGGAGCAAGTGAATGAAGCAGCTACTCAGGCCCTGCTGAGAACTGATGACCTTGCAGCCAGAGTCAAAGCATCGGAGGAGAACGTAGTTTCAATGTCTGCCTCAGCATCAGACATCAACTCCAAAGTACAATCGCTGTTTGAAAAACATGATGCATATGAGAGCAGTCTGGCTGCACAGGGGAAAGCTGTGGAGGACATTAAAACTAATTTGGAGCAAGAACTGGAGGCAGTGAAGAGCAGTTTGGAGGATCTCCAGTCTAGTATAGCTGCTCTAGAAGGAGACAAGACAGAGTTACCTTCAGCAGACTCCAGCCTGGGTGAACAGGTGGAGGACCTGGAGAGGAGGCTTGCTGCTTTGGAGGACAACAGCAGCAGGATGAAGCCCGAGCAGCTGGAGAACTTAAGAGACATGGTAGCTGGTTTGGAAAGCAAAGCAGCCAAGCTAGAAGGCCACGATCAGGCTATCGCTGCCCTGCAGGAAGCCCTGCAGAAGACCACAGAGTCACTGGCAGGCCTGTCTGAACAGCCCGACATCACAGAGGAGTAG